The Thamnophis elegans isolate rThaEle1 chromosome Z, rThaEle1.pri, whole genome shotgun sequence genome contains a region encoding:
- the EAF1 gene encoding ELL-associated factor 1, with product MNGVANPLLDKEEHPLQLGESFERHPKASFHTIRYDFKPASIDTSCEGELQVGKGDEVTITLPHIPGSTPPMTVFKGNKRPYQKDCVLIINHDTGEYVLEKLSSSIQVKKTRAEGSSKIQARIEQQSARAAQSSTQFRAPTKPAAGPKTSPLKDNPSPEPQLDDIKRELRAEVEIIEQMSSSSDSSSSESESSSGSGDETSSSDGGETAHPSPSLQCNNKNVVANGTGRAQGNNQLMNTLRNDLQLSESGSDSDD from the exons ATGAACGGCGTGGCGAACCCGCTGCTGGACAAGGAGGAGCATCCTCTGCAGCTGGGCGAAAGCTTCGAACGGCACCCTAAAGCCTCTTTCCACACCATTCGCT ATGATTTTAAACCAGCATCTATAGATACGTCTTGTGAAGGAGAGCTTCAAGTTGGTAAAGGAGATGAAGTCACAATTACATTACCACATATTCCT GGTTCCACACCTCCAATGACTGTATTCAAAGGAAACAAAAGGCCTTACCAGAAAGACTGCGTACTTATTATCAACCATGACACTGGGGAATATGTGCTTGAAAAACTAAGCAGCAGCATTCAAGTCAAAAAGACAAG AGCTGAAGGCAGCAGTAAAATCCAAGCACGGATAGAACAGCAATCTGCTCGAGCTGCACAATCTTCCACCCAGTTCAGAGCTCCAACAAAGCCTGCAGCTGGACCTAAAACTTCACCACTGAAAGACAATCCTTCACCAGAACCTCAATTGGATGATATTAAAAGAG AGCTAAGAGCTGAAGTTGAAATTATTGAGCAGATGAGTAGCAGTAGTGACAGCAGTTCATCTGAATCCGAGAGTTCCTCTGGGAGTGGTGATGAAACTTCCAGCAGTGATGGGGGTGAAACTGcacatccttctccttctctgcaGTGTAACAACAAGAATGTAGTTGCCAATGGTACTGGCAGGGCACAAGGCAACAATCAACTCATGAATACTCTCA GAAATGACTTGCAGTTGAGTGAATCTGGGAGTGACAGCGATGATTAA
- the METTL6 gene encoding tRNA N(3)-methylcytidine methyltransferase METTL6 isoform X2: protein MIKSKILKSHSSIPHTDEVTIACEDGSFQKAEQKTRILGLEEAKQLAKNQVLVSDFKQQKLEKEAQKNWDLFYKRNSTNFFKDRHWTTREFEELKACRKQNPLYDAKRCKVFQCDLTKDDLVENVPLESVDVIMLIFVLSAIHPEKMHLVLKNIYKVLKPGKYVLFRDYGLHDHAMLRFKSACKLEENFYVRQDGTRSYFFSDEFLAELFLSVGYEEIVNEYVFRETLNKKENICVPRVFLQSKFRKPQK, encoded by the exons ATGATTAAATCCAAAATTCTGAAAAGTCACTCATCTATTCCTCATACTGATGAGGTAACAATTGCATGTGAAGATGGATCTTTCCAAAAAGCAGAGCAGAAGACAAGAATTCTAGGTCTTGAAGAAGCAAAACAATTAGCCAAAAATCAGGTCTTAGTATCTGACTTTAAACAACAGAAACTTGAGAAAGAAGCACAAAAGAACTGGGATCTATTCTACAAAAGGAACAGCACCAATTTTTTCAAGGACAGACACTGGACAACTAGAGAGTTTGAAGAATTAAAAGCCTGCCGTAAA CAAAATCCTCTATATGATGCCAAAAGATGCAAAGTATTCCAGTGTGACCTGACCAAAGATGATCTTGTGGAAAATGTACCATTAGAGTCAGTGGATGTGATTATGTTAATATTTGTACTTTCTGCCATTCATCCTGAAAAGATGCATTtagttttgaaaaatatttataag GTATTAAAACCAGGTAAATATGTCCTATTCAGAGATTATGGCCTTCATGATCATGCAATGCTGAGGTTTAAATCTGCTTGCAAATTGGAAGAAAACTTCTACGTACGACAAGATGGAACCAGATCATACTTTTTTTCTGATG AATTTTTGGCAGAACTTTTCCTGTCTGTGGGATATGAAGAAATAGTCAATGAATATGTGTTTCGAGAAACtctgaacaaaaaagaaaatatatgtgtGCCAAGAGTTTTTCTCCAAAGCAAATTTCGAAAGCCTCAGAAATAA
- the METTL6 gene encoding tRNA N(3)-methylcytidine methyltransferase METTL6 isoform X1 produces MIKSKILKSHSSIPHTDEVTIACEDGSFQKAEQKTRILGLEEAKQLAKNQVLVSDFKQQKLEKEAQKNWDLFYKRNSTNFFKDRHWTTREFEELKACRKFEDQKLTILEAGCGVGNCLFPLLEEDLNMFAYACDFSPRAVEYVKQNPLYDAKRCKVFQCDLTKDDLVENVPLESVDVIMLIFVLSAIHPEKMHLVLKNIYKVLKPGKYVLFRDYGLHDHAMLRFKSACKLEENFYVRQDGTRSYFFSDEFLAELFLSVGYEEIVNEYVFRETLNKKENICVPRVFLQSKFRKPQK; encoded by the exons ATGATTAAATCCAAAATTCTGAAAAGTCACTCATCTATTCCTCATACTGATGAGGTAACAATTGCATGTGAAGATGGATCTTTCCAAAAAGCAGAGCAGAAGACAAGAATTCTAGGTCTTGAAGAAGCAAAACAATTAGCCAAAAATCAGGTCTTAGTATCTGACTTTAAACAACAGAAACTTGAGAAAGAAGCACAAAAGAACTGGGATCTATTCTACAAAAGGAACAGCACCAATTTTTTCAAGGACAGACACTGGACAACTAGAGAGTTTGAAGAATTAAAAGCCTGCCGTAAA TTTGAAGATCAAAAATTGACAATTCTGGAAGCAGGTTGTGGTGTTGGGAACTGTTTATTTCCACTTCTAGAAGAAGATTTGAATATGTTTGCTTATGCTTGTGACTTCTCTCCCCGAGCAGTGGAATATGTAAAA CAAAATCCTCTATATGATGCCAAAAGATGCAAAGTATTCCAGTGTGACCTGACCAAAGATGATCTTGTGGAAAATGTACCATTAGAGTCAGTGGATGTGATTATGTTAATATTTGTACTTTCTGCCATTCATCCTGAAAAGATGCATTtagttttgaaaaatatttataag GTATTAAAACCAGGTAAATATGTCCTATTCAGAGATTATGGCCTTCATGATCATGCAATGCTGAGGTTTAAATCTGCTTGCAAATTGGAAGAAAACTTCTACGTACGACAAGATGGAACCAGATCATACTTTTTTTCTGATG AATTTTTGGCAGAACTTTTCCTGTCTGTGGGATATGAAGAAATAGTCAATGAATATGTGTTTCGAGAAACtctgaacaaaaaagaaaatatatgtgtGCCAAGAGTTTTTCTCCAAAGCAAATTTCGAAAGCCTCAGAAATAA